The Bacillus sp. F19 DNA segment TGAGTCTTAATTTATAATCATTGCTGATTTTTTTATTGCCGTTTTGTTATTTTTACAAAAAATTAATAAGAATTGGTAATTCAGTTAACAAAATATTTTTAAAATACAATTAAACACACGTAAATAAATATAAAACCATAAAATTTACCAGCAACGTCTTCTTATATCATTAAGACGAAAGAAAAACCAATGCTTCAGTTTGCTGCGATGTCAGACGTTCATGTCGGCTCACACGAAAAAGGGGATGCAAGGTATGAAAGTTTCTTTGATACAATGGCATCCTTTTTTTCGTCTGAGCCAGCCGCCGCATGTTTCATAAGGGACATCGCTCCTTATTTATGGCATGATAAAAATAGCTTCCGCAATATTTTGAAACTTTCGGCTGTGGTCTTTCGTAATTAGTGATATAAAGGAGCGGATGAAAATGAGTCCTGAAAAAAAGAACCGAACAGGGTTGGCCATTGGGATAGCACTGGGAGCGGGAATTGGCATTGCCCTTGATAATCTTGCTATGGGAATTGCAATCGGGATTGTTTTTGGAATAGCATTCGGTTCTTTCAAAAAATAAATCGTAAGGCGGGATCGCATGAAAAATTGGACGGTTGTGTTTCTTTGTCTCTTTTCAGCCTCTATTGCAGGAGGTACGGCGCTGAATTCCATCATTGATTACGCTATGCTTGCAGGTACGGGGCTTGGGATTTTCTTTTTGCTGACGGCTGCTTTTTTTCAGGGCGGAAAAATGCAAGCTGAAATGGAGGGCAAACAATGAAGGAAAACATGAAAAACGAAATTTGGAGCTGGACGAAATCGCTCCTGTTTGCTGTCGTCATTGCTTTTATTTGCAGAGAATTCCTTTTTGCGCCGGTCTTGGTGGAAGGAAAGTCTATGCAGCCGACGTTTGAAGATCAAAACCGGCTGATTATCTCCAAAACGAGCGAAATCGGGCGTTTTGACAAGGTGGTCTTTCACTCGCCGGAGCCAGGAAAAGATTACATCAAGCGTGTCATCGGACTTCCAGGTGATACGGTTGAAATGAAACAGGATACTTTATACATTAACGGAAAGAAATACGATGAGCCTTATCTGGCTGCATCCAAGCAGAAACTCCCTGAGGGTGAACTGCTGACTGAAGACTTTCAGGCAACCGTTCCTGAAGATGCCTACTTTGTCATGGGAGATAACCGGAGACAAAGCAGGGACAGCCGTGAGATAGGCCCGGTTTCTGAGAAGGAAATGATTGGTGAAGTAAAGCTGCGGTTTTTCCCATTAAATGAAGCAGGTATTCCTGAATAAGTGTTAACTTGCACCGCTAATGTGATAACTTGTCTGCAGGGTGAGCAGGCAGGCGAGGGTCAGCTGATTGGTGAAGTTGCTGTCTTCAATTGATGACAGCACCTTTTTTATGAAGCTTTTTCTTTTTCCACGGCTTCCAGACTGAAATGATCATGATAAAAATAGTAATGGCAATCTGAAGAATGACGGCGTACTGTCTGATGGAATGATTCTGAATGAAAACGGCATTACTTAAAGCTGCGCTGCCTTCATCCTCAAGAAGAATGATAGCTTTTATAATTTATTTAATCCCGATAACTAAACTATCTCGTGCAGCTTCAACAACTTCTGTAGTAATGGTATTCAGATGATTAATTTCAAGTATTCTCTCAATCTGAGTAAAAAGTCTCTGTATAAGTCTAAAATTTCCTCCAGTAATCTTAATGATACTAGTAATTGCCTCATAATCGGAAAAATCCTCAAGCTTTATAGAGAGTCCTAATTCTTGCCATTTATACTCTAAAATATGGTGGGTTTCATCTTTACTCAGTTTATCAAATTCATGAGCAAATCCAATTCTTGAATAGAGTTGAGGATATCGAGCTAATCGTTTCTCAATGCCGGGCATTCCAATTAATATCATTGCTAAGTCATTTCGATCATAGATATCTCCAAGTTGTTCTAAATTTTGCACTTTTAGTCGATCTATTTCATCAACGATAATTAAGTTGATATCTTCATAAGTATTAGTAGAATACTCTTCTTCTTCCCCTCTGGTACGCAATTTATAAATAGCTCTTACCAAATTTATTCTCGTTCCAATAGTATGGATCTCATCGGTCATTTTTGTAGCCCGTACTGCTGGAGCTGTATAAAAAATTGTTTTTGCTTCTCAATGGAATCCCAATTTGAATAATACCTAGAAGATAACGTTTTTCCAACGCCAGGTAGTCCATAACAAATACAAAACAGTGTAGGTTTGTAAAATATATCAATAGCCAGAGAAAATGATGGAGCTTCAATATTTTTCTGTAGTGAAGCATTGCAAAATGTGAAAAGAAGGAATAGAAATTTATGGGTAAGGGATAAAAAAGAGGTTTTGAAAATGGAAAAAACATTACCTGTTAAAAATCAAATGAATGGCGTGTTTGTTCATGTATCAAATTTGAAGGTTGCAGCAAAATGGTATTCCAATTTGTTACGGTTAGATTTTGATTTAGATAAAGTAATTTTCACCTTTCTATAACGTACCGTTAGTAGGGACAGCTTCTCCAACTTTAGATGACCACACATTTGATCCTGATTTCAACCATAATATAAGTCCAAGCCCTATTTCTTATTATTTTAAGAAAAAATTATTTTAACATACCCTTAACATGCGCTTTACAACTCCCTTGTACACTTCAATAGGAGTACCGCCATATCTGGTCCCCCAATAGAATAAAAAATAAAGGAGAATGTTTATGAATCGCTTTTTTCTTGTCCTATTAAGTTTTGTCATAGCTATTAGCTCTTTGCTAATAAGTGATTTAAGAGTGGAAGCTAAAGAGTATCCTCGAAAAGCAACGGTATTGTATTTTAATGATGCTCATGAAATTAGTCCAGTAGTCAATCAATTTGGAGATCGAGGCGGTGTCGCAAGGCTAAAAACAGCAATTGATCGTGTTCGAAAAGAAAATAAACATACGATAGCAGCATTTGGAGGAGACTTAGGTGGAGGTACTTTATTTGGAGCTGTGTACCAAGGCTTTCCAATGGTAGAAGCATTTAATGAAATAAACATTGATATTGCAAATTTTGGTCAGCATGATTTTGATTTCGGATCTGATGCGACAAAAAAATTGGTTAAGCAATCAGAATTTCAATGGATTTCTTCAAACCTTACAGATTCAGAAGGAAAACCATTTGTTGATGTTCCAACCTACAAGATTATTAATAAACAGGGAATTAAAATCGGTGTTATTAGTCTTACTGATAATATGAATACTACATCTTTAGATGGTCAAGTTGTACAACAAGATCTTATCCAGTCGGCCAAAAATGCAGTTGAAAAGATTAAAGAAACGAAAAAAGCAGACGTTATTATTGCTTTAACACAAGAAACATTAGAGAAGGATGAACAATTATTATCAGCAGTTCCTGAAATTGATGCCGTGTTTACGGAAGAACAAGCTGAGGATCAATCATTTATACATGAATATGAGAATAATCGTTACATATTTGCTCCAGAAGGAAACCTTGGCTCAATGATTCGATTAGATATTACAAAAGACGGAAAAGAAATTCAACTGAAACCAGAAGTAATAGAGGTCGATCATACGGTACCTGAAGATCCAAAATTAAAAGAGATTGCAAATTATTATCAAGATAAGTTAGATGAGGAGCTAGGAAAAACCATCGCCAAATTAGAGACTCCTCTTATTTATGGAGATAACCATGAAGCGAGATTTCAGGAAACGAATATTGGCAATTTTGTAGCTGATGGCTATCGCTCTTATTATAACGCCGATATCGGTATCATGAATGGTGGAGGAATCCGATCTAGTATTCCTGCTGGAGAATTTACTTTGCGTGATGCTTACTCAATTCTTCCTTTTCAAAATAAAGTCATCCTTGCAGACGTAAAAGGAGAAACCATTCGAACTGCTCTTGAGAACGGAGTATCAAGAGTCGAAAATCTAGGTGGCGGATTTTTACAAGTCTCAGGCATGCAATATTCTTATAACCCTACTAAACCAGTGGGATCAAGAGTAGAAAATATTTTAGTTAACAATGAACCGATTGACATGCAAAAAACTTACAAAGTAGCCATGTTAAATTATATATTTAACGGTGGAGACGGATACACGATGTTCAAAGATAGTAATTTACTCGTTGATGAGGCAAATGCTCGAACAGATGCGGAAGTCTTAATAGAATACGCCAAAAAATTAGGTGTAATTAATGTAAAAACAGAAGACAGAATTAAAGTAATACAATAGGAGTAAGTTTGATACTAAGATAATAAAAAAAGCCGAAATTTTCTTAGAGAACTCGGCTTTCTTTATGTCGAATTTTGCTTAGCGTAAAAAATGCTGACCTTATAATACGAAAGGGCCATTTTGTGGAATGAAAAGCTAAGTGAAAAAAATCCCTCTTATCCATTCTGAATACAAGGGATTTTATGTTGGAAAACTTACTTTTCTGCTGCAGGCTTGTAGTGTCCGGGTATGCTTTTGGATGAAATGGCCAAACGGTTCCAGCCGTTGATCGTGATGATTATGGTAACGAGATCGATATATTGTTTTTCATCAAAATGAAGGAGTACCCGCTCATATAGATCATCTGGTACACCGTTTGCCGAAATGGCTGTGACTGCTTCCGTTAATTCTAGCGCTGCCCTTTCCGGTTCAAGATAGAATGGTGCCTCACGCCAAGCATTCAAACAGTAAATTCTTTGTTCGGTTTCACCATTTGCCCGGGCATCCTTTGTGTGCATATCCAAGCAGTAAGCACACCCATTGATTTGAGACGCACGAATTTTAATCAATTCGATTAACTTGTTATCAATTCCCGTTGCTTTCTTGTACTCCTCCAATTGACTCATTAATTTGATAACTTCCCGATTTGTCCGCATGTAGTTAATACGTTGCTCCATGTAATCTCCTCCATTAAATTGTTTTAGAGTTTCACTAATAAGACAAAACAGAGGATTGATTTGTGACATAAAAATAGAGAGCCCGCATTTGAGCTCCCAGTCTATCCATATTAAGGAACAGGAATATGATTTAATTTATCCGGATTTGAAACAATAAAGATTCTCCGGACATTTTTTTGTTTTGAATCTAATTCAAAGCAGATGACTTTGATAGGATGCCCCTCTTTTACTTGTAAGATTCCTTTCTGACCATTGACCATCACCGGAAGAAGTTCTCCTATGAAACTTCCTTTAGCGGAAATTCCTTTAAGAAAGGCAGATACGCGCTGTTTGTTTACAATTGGATTTAATGCAGAAATCACTTTTCCTCCGCCGTCGGTAACAAGTACAACATCCTCTGTAAGAATATCAATAAATTTCTCAAAATTTCCGGTCATCGATGCTTTTATGAATGTTTTTGCCAGGAGATCAACACGTTCAGTATTCTCCGGATGGACAGGCATATCATTCTTTAATTTCCGCTTAGCACGGCTGTAGATTTTTCTGCAATTTACTTCAGTCTTTTCCAGCATCCCAGCAATATCCCGATAGTCATAAGCAAATGCTTCTCTAAGAACGAACACTGCTCTTTCGACAGGTGATAGTTGATCCAGCAAAACGAGAAAGGCATAAGAAACTGTTTCGTCTGTTACAATCTTATCTAAAGGCTGCTCTGTTTGGTGTACCCGAGGCTCAGGCAACCAGGGCCCTGTGTATATTTCTCTTCTCTTACGGGCTGATTTTAAAAAATTCAGACAACGATTCGTCGTCACTTTCGCAAGATATGCCTTCAAGTCCTTAATTTGAACGGTGTCAATCTTAAGCTGCAGGAATAAATCATGAACGATATCTTCTGCGTCGGTAACTGATCCAAGCATCCGGTACGCAATGGAAAAAAGAAACGGTTGATATGTCTTATATAATGTATCCAACTCCATTACTTACTTCACCTATTTTCTATTACATTTATCCTCTAGTTTATACGATTCGCAGATTGAAGACCATGTCGGATAAAAATTCATTTCCCTTGTCAATTTTAAAAATTTCAATTGCTTATTCAGCAATCGGGGGCGATTGTGAAGGAAAGCATTTAGCGTTGTAATTGCGTCCTCCTGATCGCACTCCTATTCGATTAGTCTTCTTACTATAATTGATAAACGGCGCAGACCATCTTCTAAACTTGAAAGAGATGCAAAGGAATAGGAAATGCGCAAATACTGGTCAGCCTGATTATCATAGACGTTTCCCGGGTTTAGTAATATGCCTTCTGCAAGTGCATGTTCAAAAAGTTTTCTTATAGAGATGGACGGTAATAAACGTACCCAAACATAAAATCCTCCACTTGGCTTTTCCCATGTTGCAATACTGGAAAAATACTGATTTAAAGTACTTAATGTAAAATCTCTTCGTATTTTAAGCTGTTTTCTTATTTCTTTAAGATGCTGATCATAAAGTCCGCTGGAAAACCATTCTGCTGCAGCCCACTGTGATAAAGAACTGGAACCATAATCGGTTTGCATTTTAATATCTGCTAAGTGCTCAATAACTGGTTCTGGACCAACGATCCAGCCAATTCGAAGACCTGGACTTAAAGATTTAGATAAACTTCCCAAATATAGATCAAGTCCATTTTTGTCAAAAGCCTTAAGCGGTTTTGGCGGTTTTTCATCAAACCATAATTCCTGGTAAACATCATCCTCAATTATAGGCAATTGTTGTTGTTGGCAGATGTTTAACAATTGATCACGTCTTTCAGCAGTCATTAAAGTTCCAGTAGGATTGTGAAAAGAAGGAATTGTATAAAGTAAAGCAGCTTTATGCTGTTTTTTATATTGTGGAATATGATTGGCTTTAATTCCTTCTTTATCTAACGGGATGCCGACTAATTGCATACCTGCTGACTGGAAGACATGCAGTGAATTTAGATACGATGGCTTTTCTGTTAATACAGTAGATCCTTTATGTAATAAACCAACACTAATAAGCTGAAGGGCTTGTAAAGCACCTGAAACGATTAAAATGGAAGATGGTGAAGCTTGAATTCCAATTGTTTTTAAATAGCTGCTTATTTGCTCTCTGAGTGGCAACAGCCCCTTCGGTTCTTCATAGCCATAAGATATTTCTCCAGTAGACAATTTTTCGAAAACTTGTTTCATTGAAGAGCTTGGCATGAGTTCTGGTGATAATTCTCCCGTTCCTAAACGGATTATGTCAGGAATAAATTCAGCTTGATTTATTTCTTGAACCGTTGGCAAGTTGGGTTCGTGAATGCCAGAATTTACGTAGGAACTCCAATCCGGGGGAGGGGCAGTTGCTAAAAGGTTCCATGTATTATTAACCACTCTAGTTCCACTGCCGGTTTTTCCTTCAATAAGTCCTTCCGCTGTTAATTCATCAAAAGCCGTTACAACTGTACTTCGGTTTACTTCAAAAGCTTTTGCTAACGTGCGTTGAGGAGGGAGCTTATATCCTATCGTCCATTCTCCATTCGATATTTTTTCTTTCATAAATTCAGTTATTTGTTTATGTAATGGTACAGGTGAAGACTTATTTGGCTTCCAATCGATTGAAAACATCCAATGGTTCTCCTTTTTATTTGCCTTATTATATATTATATTATTTGGTTGGTTTGAAATCCATCCAATTGGTTGGAGACATGGTGAATGTCTTCAGGCTAAACTAAGACTAGTTTCATAAAATGGAAGAAAGGGAGAACATTGGATGTTAGAACCATTTATTCATGGATTTATTCTTGCACTGGGATTGATTCTGCCTCTTGGTGTCCAAAATATTTTTGTTTTTAATCAAGGGGCACTGCAGCCGCGATTTATTAAAGCATTACCAGTTGTGATTACAGCCTCTTTGTGTGATACGCTTTTGATTTTAGTGTCTGTCTTAGGGGTTTCATTACTAATTCTAGGTTCATTTTGGATTAAAACGATCCTTATTGGGGGAGGTTTTATCTTT contains these protein-coding regions:
- a CDS encoding PLP-dependent aminotransferase family protein, whose protein sequence is MFSIDWKPNKSSPVPLHKQITEFMKEKISNGEWTIGYKLPPQRTLAKAFEVNRSTVVTAFDELTAEGLIEGKTGSGTRVVNNTWNLLATAPPPDWSSYVNSGIHEPNLPTVQEINQAEFIPDIIRLGTGELSPELMPSSSMKQVFEKLSTGEISYGYEEPKGLLPLREQISSYLKTIGIQASPSSILIVSGALQALQLISVGLLHKGSTVLTEKPSYLNSLHVFQSAGMQLVGIPLDKEGIKANHIPQYKKQHKAALLYTIPSFHNPTGTLMTAERRDQLLNICQQQQLPIIEDDVYQELWFDEKPPKPLKAFDKNGLDLYLGSLSKSLSPGLRIGWIVGPEPVIEHLADIKMQTDYGSSSLSQWAAAEWFSSGLYDQHLKEIRKQLKIRRDFTLSTLNQYFSSIATWEKPSGGFYVWVRLLPSISIRKLFEHALAEGILLNPGNVYDNQADQYLRISYSFASLSSLEDGLRRLSIIVRRLIE
- a CDS encoding carboxymuconolactone decarboxylase family protein; the encoded protein is MEQRINYMRTNREVIKLMSQLEEYKKATGIDNKLIELIKIRASQINGCAYCLDMHTKDARANGETEQRIYCLNAWREAPFYLEPERAALELTEAVTAISANGVPDDLYERVLLHFDEKQYIDLVTIIITINGWNRLAISSKSIPGHYKPAAEK
- a CDS encoding RNA polymerase sigma-70 factor; protein product: MELDTLYKTYQPFLFSIAYRMLGSVTDAEDIVHDLFLQLKIDTVQIKDLKAYLAKVTTNRCLNFLKSARKRREIYTGPWLPEPRVHQTEQPLDKIVTDETVSYAFLVLLDQLSPVERAVFVLREAFAYDYRDIAGMLEKTEVNCRKIYSRAKRKLKNDMPVHPENTERVDLLAKTFIKASMTGNFEKFIDILTEDVVLVTDGGGKVISALNPIVNKQRVSAFLKGISAKGSFIGELLPVMVNGQKGILQVKEGHPIKVICFELDSKQKNVRRIFIVSNPDKLNHIPVP
- a CDS encoding 5'-nucleotidase C-terminal domain-containing protein translates to MNRFFLVLLSFVIAISSLLISDLRVEAKEYPRKATVLYFNDAHEISPVVNQFGDRGGVARLKTAIDRVRKENKHTIAAFGGDLGGGTLFGAVYQGFPMVEAFNEINIDIANFGQHDFDFGSDATKKLVKQSEFQWISSNLTDSEGKPFVDVPTYKIINKQGIKIGVISLTDNMNTTSLDGQVVQQDLIQSAKNAVEKIKETKKADVIIALTQETLEKDEQLLSAVPEIDAVFTEEQAEDQSFIHEYENNRYIFAPEGNLGSMIRLDITKDGKEIQLKPEVIEVDHTVPEDPKLKEIANYYQDKLDEELGKTIAKLETPLIYGDNHEARFQETNIGNFVADGYRSYYNADIGIMNGGGIRSSIPAGEFTLRDAYSILPFQNKVILADVKGETIRTALENGVSRVENLGGGFLQVSGMQYSYNPTKPVGSRVENILVNNEPIDMQKTYKVAMLNYIFNGGDGYTMFKDSNLLVDEANARTDAEVLIEYAKKLGVINVKTEDRIKVIQ
- the lepB gene encoding signal peptidase I — its product is MKENMKNEIWSWTKSLLFAVVIAFICREFLFAPVLVEGKSMQPTFEDQNRLIISKTSEIGRFDKVVFHSPEPGKDYIKRVIGLPGDTVEMKQDTLYINGKKYDEPYLAASKQKLPEGELLTEDFQATVPEDAYFVMGDNRRQSRDSREIGPVSEKEMIGEVKLRFFPLNEAGIPE